A window of Candidatus Dependentiae bacterium genomic DNA:
GAATGCTTGTTGTTGCGCCTAATCGTGTGGCATCTGATTCTTTACTTGGCGTTGTAGTGATTGCCGTGACGTTTGCTCCTAGTGCATGAGCTAATTTTACTGCTACGTGTCCTAAGCCACCAATGCCAACAATCCCAACCTTTTTGTCTGCGCCAATATTCCAGTATTTCAATGGTGAGTAAGTCGTAATGCCAGCACAGAGTAATGGTGCTATGCCTGGTAGATCCTGGTCTTTAAAGGCATCGGGAATGTGGAGGGTGAACTGTTCGCTAACTACTATATTTGTTGCATAGCCGCCATAGGTTACGCTGCCCGTATTTTTATCAAAGGTATTAAACGTTTCAATAAAGCCATTTTTGCAAAACTGTTCTAAGCCCGCCTTGCATGCATCGCATTTTAGGC
This region includes:
- a CDS encoding NAD(P)-dependent alcohol dehydrogenase; translation: MIKTQGYAAQSATFPLKPWEFERREPASHDIHLEILYCGICHSDIHRARNEWLDTRYPIVPGHEIVGRVVEIGDKVTKFKIGDRAAVGAMVGSCLKCDACKAGLEQFCKNGFIETFNTFDKNTGSVTYGGYATNIVVSEQFTLHIPDAFKDQDLPGIAPLLCAGITTYSPLKYWNIGADKKVGIVGIGGLGHVAVKLAHALGANVTAITTTPSKESDATRLGATTSI